One window of the Salmo trutta chromosome 35, fSalTru1.1, whole genome shotgun sequence genome contains the following:
- the LOC115174935 gene encoding gap junction beta-7 protein-like, producing MSNWGFLENVLSGVNKYSTVIGRIWLSIVFIFRILVYVAAAEQVWKDEHNDFVCNTQQPGCENVCFDHFFPISQIRLWALQLIMVSTPSLLVALHVAYRENRESRHGKKLYVDKGRIDGGLLCTYILSLVFKTTFEVGSLLAFYFLYSGFDVPRLLRCSLDPCPNTVDCYISKATEKMVFLYIMGCTSILCIVLNVSEMVYILSKQCWKCFSKRYIPIEERAHWHCNHTVPISNSTSTLHPTPNKDIMGSQDPATKGNQTFPS from the coding sequence ATGTCAAACTGGGGGTTTCTGGAGAACGTCCTGAGTGGGGTGAACAAGTACTCCACAGTCATCGGGCGCATCTGGCTCTCCATCGTCTTCATCTTCCGCATCCTGGTGTACGTGGCGGCTGCTGAGCAGGTCTGGAAGGACGAGCACAATGACTTTGTCTGCAACACCCAGCAGCCTGGCTGTGAGAACGTGTGCTTCGACCACTTCTTCCCCATCTCCCAGATCCGCCTGTGGGCCCTCCAGCTCATCATGGTGTCCACTCCATCCCTGTTGGTGGCTCTACACGTGGCCTACCGCGAGAACAGGGAGAGCAGGCATGGCAAGAAGCTGTATGTGGACAAAGGTAGGATTGACGGAGGTCTGCTCTGCACCTATATCCTCAGCCTCGTCTTCAAGACTACCTTCGAGGTGGGCTCCCTCCTGGCCTTCTACTTCCTCTACAGTGGCTTTGACGTTCCCAGACTGCTTCGCTGCAGCCTGGACCCTTGCCCTAACACCGTAGACTGCTACATCTCCAAAGCCACTGAGAAGATGGTCTTCCTCTACATCATGGGCTGCACGTCCATATTGTGTATTGTACTGAATGTCTCGGAGATGGTATACATCCTATCTAAACAGTGCTGGAAGTGTTTTAGCAAGCGGTATATCCCAATTGAAGAGAGAGCTCACTGGCATTGTAATCACACTGTCCCAATCAGCAACAGTACCTCAACCCTTCATCCCACACCTAACAAAGATATAATGGGCTCACAAGATCCAGCTACAAAGGGAAACCAAACCTTTCCCTCTTAA